The segment GAGTACCACGTGGACGGCGTGCACCTGGTGGGAATTGCCGGCTGCCCGGCCCTAAGAGACGATCCGTGGCTGTCAGAAACCAAGCTGTTTGCTGCCTTTTGGGAGGAGGAAACGCCGGGCCGGCGCCATCTGGCGGAGTACAATGACGGTTTCCTGGTTGACATGAGAAGGCTTCTGAAGGGCGACGAGGATCAGATGAACAGCCTGATTTTCAGAAACAGGAGAAATCCGAAGGGCTATGGCGTCATAAACTATATGGCCAATACAAATGGCTTTACCCTCATGGATGCCGTCACCTATGAGATGAAGCACAATGAGCAGAACGGAGAGAACAATCAGGACGGAAGTTCCTGGAACTATACCTGGAACTGCGGCGTAGAGGGGCCAAGCCGCAAGAAAAAGGTAGCTGTCATGAGGCGCAAGCAGATCAGAAATGCGCTGCTCATACTTTTCTTAAGCCAGGGCACGCCTCTTTTGCTGTCCGGCGACGAATTTGGATTTTCCAAGGGGGGAAATAATAACTCCTACTGTCAGGACAACGAGACTTCGTGGCTGGACTGGGGGCTGCTTAAGACAAACAGAGATATCTTTGAGTTTGCGAAACAGGTGATTGCCTTCAGAAAGAAACACCTTGTTTTCCATATGGCCCAGGAGCCGAAGGTGATGGATTACCTGGCCTGCGGACACCCGGATGTCTCCTACCACGGCGTGAAGGCCTGGTGCCCGGAGTTTGAAAACTTCCGCCGCCAGCTGGGGATCATGTACTGCGGCGAGTACGCAAAAAAGGCGGACAATACACCCGATGACTACTTTTTTACCGCCTATAACATGCACTGGGAGCCCCACGAGTTTGCCCTGCCAAAGCTCCCCAAAGGGATGAAATGGCATCTGGCCTTTAACACAGATGACAGAGAGAGAAACGGCATCTACGAAGAGGGAGAGGAGCCGTGCCTGGAACAGCAGAAGCAGTTTCTGGTACCGGCCAGAACCATCGTAGTCTTCATCGGCTTAAAGGAAAGAGCGGAGGAGAACCGGGGAGAGAAGAGAGGAAAAAAGGAAAAGCAGCCGGCAG is part of the Clostridium sp. M62/1 genome and harbors:
- a CDS encoding alpha-amylase, which codes for MKIEKLIMSEEEPGYFQPGVTKTEGGVYICTEAAGEEVSLAVYEQEQGPDGEEKEKRRVFPFPKGSRMGRMRCMKLLGEDFSGLTYAVLSDGKEMPDTFGRSFTGHGTWGELSHVDTPLRSRFELESFDWEGDRPLQIPYEDMILYRIHTRGLTMRAGSKGADGKEEEAENGAEPGTFRAIAEKIPYFKELGITSLELMPPNEFEEVMLPDGADGNPYGVDRPTGKLNYWGYTPGMLFAPKESYASGACGEKNPVREFKELVKELHQNGLELVIELYFTGKESAAVISEAVRFWVREYHVDGVHLVGIAGCPALRDDPWLSETKLFAAFWEEETPGRRHLAEYNDGFLVDMRRLLKGDEDQMNSLIFRNRRNPKGYGVINYMANTNGFTLMDAVTYEMKHNEQNGENNQDGSSWNYTWNCGVEGPSRKKKVAVMRRKQIRNALLILFLSQGTPLLLSGDEFGFSKGGNNNSYCQDNETSWLDWGLLKTNRDIFEFAKQVIAFRKKHLVFHMAQEPKVMDYLACGHPDVSYHGVKAWCPEFENFRRQLGIMYCGEYAKKADNTPDDYFFTAYNMHWEPHEFALPKLPKGMKWHLAFNTDDRERNGIYEEGEEPCLEQQKQFLVPARTIVVFIGLKERAEENRGEKRGKKEKQPADKEKKRAKKDQEKKAKEKDGKKKSEKKASAKGPEQSGE